The following are encoded together in the Thunnus maccoyii chromosome 18, fThuMac1.1, whole genome shotgun sequence genome:
- the kank2 gene encoding KN motif and ankyrin repeat domain-containing protein 2: MAQVLHMDPGFPGKLNPPAPPSLHGKEQEAPYSVETPYGYRLDLDFLKYVNDIEKGNTIKKVPIQRRPRYGSLPRGYGYTGSWWTSTESLCSNASMDSRHSSFSYCAPGYHTSQRPNFSTARVEKTLMDARRKLEEEKEGRRFSNLGSMHSSMAGSNTSISSANSFNRAQGGSGSFTPMSSGLSTPVTPTPAHLQHVREQMAAALRKIKELEEQVKTIPVLQVKISVLQEEKRQLSVQLKSQKFLGHSLGFSRGRPRGELYIDIPEEEVSTGAKSSNKPSGPLSPTTPENSKQDSGCEIEDTVIVGGARPDAKREVRTIGVGPEDERGSRQVGVGVREVDLGLLPEAEALKNQVSLLESQLKRMMEERQAAVRKAPQADHPVMATSMGWQELQDSNLQTLVSFTQQPQQREQRTVGIQVYTLEQPTVVEVGTLLRAVSCSSPSPQPAGGVMEDHHRGQTEEAPVELPIAVSSKQVRDVLKSELSTSVPVANPAIAVGNKTGLVHLKEGETHLETTIEAVQSHEGPKTASSPQSSLRSIMKRKAEGEPGSPSTKKNLQFIGVNGGYESTSSDDSSSESSDEGSDSSEYHEAREKLPESTVQHQQITHTKASQPQEINSVPQQTAVKLPAVIPNSQQSPNQSATVGITLPDKAPMSPAMDTVVQKCASQPPASGSIPTPPHPANVSASKETVSQSSEKHTVTQEITSTSSSTESTPEQSSKSSVACSAPLCVTKTTDITKQQYTIQSDTTVLSSQSESKPAAESITNDTTTTASATQVRPELSDSLKSALSTLQKALGEPNAFSQQGARAAYTSVLQEWLRVSCHKAADTAVVKAYMDTFASLSPQLLEFVINMADGNGNTALHYTVSHSNFPVVKLLLDTGLCNADKQNKAGYTAIMLTALAAFHSDSDLQTVLQLLRTGDVNAKASQAGQTALMLAVSHGRGDMVRALLSCGAQVNIRDDDGSTALMCACEHGHVDIVRQLLSVPGCDATLTDNDGSTALSIALEASQNDIAVLLYAHLNFAKPPSPVSPKSPLLGSSPPASETK; this comes from the exons ATGGCTCAGGTGCTGCACATGGACCCCGGCTTCCCAG GGAAACTCAACCCGCCTGCTCCCCCTTCCCTGCACGGCAAGGAACAGGAGGCACCCTACTCAGTGGAGACCCCCTATGGCTACCGTCTGGACCTAGACTTCCTCAAATATGTAAACGACATAGAGAAAGGAAACACTATCAAGAAGGTGCCTATCCAACGCCGGCCGCGTTATGGCTCCCTGCCCCGTGGTTATGGCTACACCGGCTCCTGGTGGACCTCCACAGAGTCTCTGTGCTCAAATGCCAGCATGGACAGTCGGCACTCCTCCTTCTCCTACTGTGCTCCAGGCTACCACACGTCGCAGAGGCCCAACTTCAGCACTGCGCGGGTGGAGAAGACCTTGATGGATGCGCGCAggaagctggaggaggagaaagaagggCGGAGATTCTCCAACCTGGGCAGTATGCACAGCAGCATGGCAGGCTCTAACACTTCCATCAGCAGTGCAAACAGCTTCAACCGGGCCCAGGGTGGAAGCGGATCCTTTACCCCCATGAGTTCTGGCCTGTCCACCCCAGTGACCCCAACCCCAGCCCACTTGCAGCATGTCAGGGAGCAGATGGCAGCAGCCCTCAGGAAGATAAAGGAGCTAGAGGAGCAGGTAAAGACCATCCCTGTGCTCCAGGTCAAAATCTCTGTGCTGCAGGAGGAGAAACGGCAGCTCAGCGTCCAGTTGAAGAGTCAGAAGTTTTTGGGCCACTCTCTGGGTTTTAGCCGAGGCCGCCCTCGAGGAGAGTTATACATTGACATCCCTGAAGAAGAGGTGAGCACTGGAGCTAAGAGCAGCAACAAGCCATCAGGGCCACTGTCTCCCACCACACCTGAGAACTCCAAACAAGACTCAGGATGTGAGATTGAGGACACAGTGATTGTGGGTGGAGCTCGACCGGATGCAAAGCGGGAAGTGCGCACCATCGGAGTGGGACCAGAGGACGAGAGGGGCAGTCGTCAGGTGGGAGTTGGGGTTCGGGAGGTGGATCTGGGGCTGCTGCCAGAGGCAGAGGCTCTTAAGAATCAAGTGAGTCTGCTTGAGAGCCAGCTAAAGAGGATGATGGAGGAGCGGCAGGCTGCAGTCCGGAAGGCCCCTCAGGCAGACCACCCAGTGATGGCCACCAGCATGGGGTGGCAGGAGCTACAGGACAGCAACCTGCAGACTCTGGTCAGTTTCACACAACAGCCCCAACAGAGGGAACAGAGAACTGTGGGAATCCAAGTGTACACGCTGGAGCAGCCTACTGTGGTGGAGGTGGGCACTCTGCTCCGAGCAGTAAGCTGCAGCTCCCcctctcctcagccagctggtggAGTCATGGAAGACCACCACAGAGGACAAACTGAAG aGGCTCCAGTTGAGTTGCCGATTGCGGTCAGCTCCAAGCAGGTACGCGATGTCCTAAAGAGCGAGCTGTCCACCTCTGTACCTGTAGCTAATCCTGCCATCGCTGTAGGCAATAAGACTGGTTTGGTGCATTTAAAAGAAGGAGAGACACACCTGGAAACAACCATAGAGGCTGTCCAGTCACACGAGGGACCTAAGACAG CCTCATCTCCCCAATCCTCTTTGAGGTCCATTATGAAGCGGAAAGCAGAGGGTGAACCGGGCTCCCCCTCTACAAAGAAAAACCTGCAGTTCATTGGAGTCAATGGAGG CTATGAGTCTACATCATCAGACGATAGCAGCAGCGAGAGCTCGGACGAGGGGAGTGACTCCAGTGAATATCATGAAGCCAGAGAAAAATTACCCGAGTCTACAGTCCAGCACCAGCAAATAACCCACACCAAGGCCTCCCAGCCCCAAGAAATCAACAGCGTACCTCAGCAGACTGCCGTCAAACTACCAGCCGTCATTCCAAACTCGCAGCAGAGTCCCAACCAGTCTGCAACTGTAGGCATAACACTGCCAGACAAAGCCCCCATGTCACCAGCGATGGACACTGTTGTGCAAAAATGTGCCTCACAGCCACCAGCCTCTGGCTCCATCCCGACTCCACCACATCCAGCAAACGTTTCTGCCTCTAAAGAGACTGTCAGCCAATCATCGGAAAAGCACACAGTCACCCAGGAGATCACCTCCACATCATCCAGCACTGAATCCACTCCTGAACAAAGCTCCAAGTCCTCAGTAGCCTGTTCTGCACCACTGTGTGTCACTAAAACCACTGACATTACCAAACAGCAGTACACCATCCAGTCAGACACAACTGTCctctccagccaatcagagtccAAGCCAGCAGCTGAAAGCATCACGAATGACACTACTACCACAGCTTCTGCCACACAAGTCAG ACCGGAGCTGAGCGACAGCCTGAAGTCAGCTCTCAGTACTCTGCAGAAAGCCCTGGGAGAACCCAACGCCTTCAGCCAACAAGGAGCA AGGGCAGCCTACACCAGTGTGCTGCAGGAGTGGCTGCGTGTGTCCTGTCACAAAGCAGCGGACACGGCTGTTGTCAAGGCCTATATGGATACGTTTGCCTCACTCTCCCCTCAGCTGCTGGAGTTTGTGATCAACATGGCAGACGGCAACGGCAATACAGCGCTTCACTACACCGTCTCCCACTCCAACTTCCCCGTGGTGAAACTGCTGCTGGACACCG GCCTGTGTAATGCTGACAAACAGAACAAGGCTGGCTACACAGCCATCATGCTCACAGCTCTGGCTGCCTTCCATTCTGACAGTGACCTTCAAActgtcctgcagctgctgcgcACAGGGGACGTCAACGCCAAGGCCAGCCAG GCTGGTCAGACAGCGCTGATGCTAGCAGTCAGCCACGGTCGGGGGGACATGGTGCGGGCCCTTCTGTCCTGTGGGGCACAGGTCAACATCCGTGATGATGACGGCTCCACGGCGCTCATGTGTGCCTGCGAACACGGTCATGTGGACATTGTGCGTCAGCTACTGTCTGTGCCAGGCTGTGATGCCACCCTCACCGATAAC GACGGCAGCACAGCACTGTCCATCGCCCTGGAGGCCAGCCAGAACGACATTGCTGTGCTTCTGTATGCTCACCTCAACTTTGCGAAGCCTCCTTCCCCT GTTTCACCGAAGTCTCCTCTCTTGGgttcctctcctcctgccaGCGAAACAAAATAA